Below is a genomic region from Hylemonella gracilis.
TCTTCCGGCAGATCGAGGGCTTTGGCGAATACGGCTTTCCGGAAAGTCACGCGGCCAGTTTCGCGCTGCTGGTCTACGCCAGCGCCTGGCTCAAGCACCACGAACCCGCGGCCTTCCTGGCCGGGCTGCTCAATTCCTTGCCCATGGGGTTCTATGGTCCGTCGCAACTGGTGCAGGACGCGCGGCGCCATGGCGTGACGGTTCGGCCCGTGGACGTGCTGCACAGCGATTGGCACTGCACGCTGGAGCCGCAGGACGAGGCCGGAATCGGCCATCGACCCGCCACCCAAGCGGCCGTGCGCCTGGGCTTGTGCCTGGTTGCAGGGTTGAAGAACGCAAGCGCGCGGCGCATCGCCGAGGCACGTGCCCAGGGGCCGTTTTTCAACACCGAAGACCTCGCCTTGCGTGCGGGGCTCGATGCGCTGGATCTCAATGCCCTGGCGAGCGCCGACGCGCTCATGGGCCTGTCGGGCCACCGGCGCCAGCAGGTCTGGGATGCCTCGGCCTTGCACGCCGCGCCGGCCTTGCTGCGCGGCGCGCCAGTGCACGAGCCGACGCTGACGCTGGAAGTCGCGCCGGAGGGCGAGGAGATCGTCTTCGACTACGCAGCCACCGGCCTCACGCTGCGGCGGCATCCGTTGGCGCTGCTGCGCCCGCGCCTGTCTCGCCTGGGCTTGCAGACTGCACAGGCCTTGCTGGGCTGGCCGAGCGGACGGCCTGCGCGGGCTTGCGGACTGGTCATGGCCCGGCAGCAGCCGGGCACGGCCAAGGGCGTGGTCTTCGTGACGCTGGAAGACGAGACCGGGAATGTGCAGGTCATCGTCTGGAAGGCCTTGCGCGACCAGCAGCGCGAGGTGTTGCTGTCCGCGCGCCTGCTGGTCGTGCACGGCACCTGGCAGCGCGAGGGCGCGGTGTGCCATCTGATCGCGAAGCACCTGGAGGACCGGACGCCCTGGCTGGGACGTCTGGCCACGCAGAGCCGGGATTTCCACTGAGCAAGTCCAGAAGAGGCGTGGGGTGTGTCGAGACCCGCCCATACGCGTGCCCTTCATCCTGGATCGGCCGCGGGTCTTCAGGGGGGCGTCGCGCTCAGCATGCGCCGCTGCGCGGCACGCTGACTGAGGGCCAGCGCTTCGTCCACGCTCAGGTGGCCGGCCACCGCCTCCGCGATGCGCTGGCCCACTTCGTCTCCGATGGCCGCGAATTCCGGGATCGTGGCGAACTGCACCCCGAGGTAGGGGCTGGGCGGCAGCGTGGCGTTGCGCGGGTCGGCGCCGCGGATGGCGGCGAGCTCATGGCTGGCCCAGGGCGCGGCACGCTGGAAGCGCGGATTGGCGTAGGTTGAAACGCGCGTGCCCGAAGGCACCAGACCCCAGCCTCGCAGGGCCGCCACCTGCTCGATGTAGGTGCGCGACGTGGCCCAGGCCACAAAGGTCTGGGCCGCTTCCGTGTGCGCCGCGTCGATGTCCGAGGGGATGGCCAAAGCCCAGGCCCAGAGCCAGCGCGCGCCCTTGGGGGTGGTCCCCACGGGGGCCGGGGCGAAGCCGACCTGTTGCGCATGGGGGTTTTGTCCGGGATCGGCCAGAAAACCTGCCGCCACGGTGGCGTCGACCCAGATGGCGCACCGCCCGGCGAGGAAGAGCGCCAGGTTCTCGTTGTAGCCGCGTTGAACCGCGTCGGGCGGGCCGTAGCGACGCAGCAGGTTCACATAGAGGCTGAGTGCCTCGTGCCAGGCCGGGGTCTGCAACTGCGGGCGCCATTGCATGTCGAACCATTGGGCACCATGGGTGTTCGCGATCGTGGTGAGCAAGGTGATGTTTTCGCCCCAACCGGCTTTCGCCCGCAGGCAGATGCCGTAGACCTTGTCCTTCGGGGCATGCAGCCGGGCCGCGAAATGGGCAATGTCCGACCAGGTGGGTTGCGCGGGCATGGACAGCCCGGCGCGGGCGAACAGGTCCTTGCGATAGAACAGCATGGAGCTTTCGCCATAGATCGGCGCGCCGTAGAGCCGGCCCTGGTGCGACAGGCCTTCCCGGATGTTGGGCAGCAGATCCTGGGGCTCCATCTCTGGGGTGGTGTGGATCGGCGTCAACCAGCCCTGGCGCGCCCAGATCGGTACCTCGTACATGCCGACCGTCACGACATCGAACTGGCGACCCTGCGTCGCGATATCGCTGCTGACCGCCTTGCGCAGCTGGGCTTCGCTCAGGGTGATCCAGCGCAGCTTGATGTTCGGATGGGCACGCTCGAATTCGGGGCTCAGCGAAGCCATTTGCAGCATGTGCCCATTGTTGACCGTGGCGACGACCAGGGTGAGGGCGGCTGCGGGCAGTGACAGCGCCAGGCCGCCGAGCAGGGCGCCGAGACGGCTCAGACCAAAGATCCGGGGCGTGGCAACGTGCCGCGTCATGTGCCTGTTTCCAGTGTCTGCTCCGCACTTTGGCGCCCCAGCGTCTGCAGGCTGGCCTCGAACGCTTCCACGGCTTGCGGTCGTCCGAAGAAATAGCCTTGAAAGGCCTGGCATCCCTGTTCCACCAGGAAGCGGTGCTGGGCCTCGGTCTCCACGCCTTCGGCGATCACGTCCAGTCCGAGGCCCCGACCCATGGCGATGATGGTCTGCGCCACCATGGCGTCGCGGTGGCTGGCCGGCAGGTCGTCCACGAAGGACTTGTCGATCTTGAGCTGCGTCAGCGGCAGCTTGGTCAGGTAGTTGAGCGAGGAGTTGCCGGTGCCGAAATCGTCCAGCGAAATCATGAAGCCGCAGGCTCTCAGGGCCTGAAGCTTGCTCATCGAGACGTCGAACTCGTCGATGGCGGTGCTCTCCGTCACTTCCAGCTTGAGTTTTTCTGCCGGGATGCCCGCGCGCCGGATCTTGGTCATGATGTCGTCCACGAAGGTGGGCGACTTGAACTGTCGCGGGCTGATGTTGACTGCCACGGTCAGGTGGCTGGTCTCGGGCCGACCGGCCCACCGAGCCAGTTGATGGCAGGCGGTGGACAGCGCCCATTGGCCGATCGGCTCGATCAGGCCGGTTTCCTCGGCCAGGGGGATGAAGTCCGCAGGTGGCACGAGTCCGCGGCGCGGATGAACCCAACGCATCAGGGCTTCGGCGCCCACAGGGCGGCCCTGCGCGTCCACTTGCAATTGGTAATAAAGCACGAGCTGGCCCCGTTCGATGGCTTCGCGCAGCTCGTGTTCAAGATCGCGGCGACGATCGATCTCGATCTGCATCGCCTCCTCGAAGAAGCGCACAGTGTTGCGTCCTTCCTTCTTGCACTTGTACATCGCCAGCTCAGCTTGGCGCAGCAGGGTGCCAGGATCTGACCGTTCGCTGGACGACAGAGTGATGCCCACCGAGGCGGTGCAGACGAGGCGATGCCCGGCCAGCGCCAGGGGTATTTCGACGGCGCAGCGCACGGCTTCGGCCAACGCTTGGGCGCGTTGGGCCGCTTCCTGTCGTTCCAGGCCGAGGTTCTTGGCGACGAGCACGAAGCTGTCACCGCTGAAGCGGCCAATGGTGTCGCCTTCACGTGCGATCTCGCTGATGCGCCGTGCCATCTCGATCAGCAACTGATCGCCAATCACATGGCCGAGCGAGTCGTTGATCTTCTGGAACAGATCGAGGTCGATCATCATCACGGCATCGAGGGCCTGTGGTTCCGCGCCTCGGTCGGGGACGTGGCCCATGCGGTCTTCGATCAGCAGCCGGTTGGGCAGACCCGTCAGGGGATCAAAGAGCCGCAGCCGCTCGGCCAGCGCGCGCGCGTCCCGTTCAGCGGTGATGTCTTGCAGATTGCCGATGTAGCGCAGGGTACGGCCTGCCGCATCCGTGACCTCCGTGATGGACAGGCGCACCGTGTAGAGATGGCCTTCGCGGTGCCGGTTCACGACTTCACCCTGCCAATGCCCGTCGCGCTTGAGGGCGGTCCAGAGCGCCTGATAGAAAGAGGGCTCGTGCAAGCCGGACTGCAGCAAGCGGGGTGTCTTGCCGATGGCGTCCTCGGCGCAATAGCCGCTGATCCGGGTGAAGGCGGAGTTCACGCGCTCGATCACGCCGTTGGCGTCGGCGATCATCATGCCGTCGTGGCTTTCAAAGGCCACCGAGGCGATCCTCAGTTCGTGCTCCGAGCGGTGGCGCTCGGTGATGTCACGCCCGATCGTCAGGATGCCCGCGGGCGCACCCTGTGCGTCGTGCACCAGCACCTTGACCATCTCGATGTCGCGCGTGCCGCCATCCTGGGTCCTGAAGGTGGTGTCGTATTGCAGCGGCTTGCCGCCCTGCAGCACCTCTTGGTCATTGCCCTGGACGAAATGCACGAAGGCCTTGTCGGTCAGCAGATCCTGGTCGGTCTTGCCCAGCAACTGTTCGCGTTTGAGGTTCAGCAGGCCAAGGGCACCGGTGTTGCAATCCAGGTACACGCCTTCCGGGCTCTTGAGCATCATGGCGTCCGGGCTGCTTTCGATGATGGCGCGCAGCAAAGCCCGTTCCACGCGCAGTTCCTGGGCGGCGCCCTCCAGTTGCTGATGCTTGTGCTGAATCTCGGCGGTCCTGTGCTTGACGGAGCGCCGCAGCATGCGGATCCAGAGGCCGCCAGCCGCACCCAGGCCCAGCACCAGCAGCATGGCGATCATGGCGATGCGCAGGTAAGGACGGTACTGGAAAGGCTGGCTGAACCATCTGTCGTGCAGCTGCGCGCGCTCTTCGGCGGTGATCAGGCGCATGCCTCGCTCGACCAATTCGTACGTTGCGATGTCGCCTCGGTTGACCGCCCAATGGAACTGACCTTCGTACAACTGGAACGCTCGACCAAAGTTGAGTTGGTCGCGATGCAGGTACAGATAGTAGTTGGCTGGCTCGTCGTCCATGCAGAAGATCTTGATCTGGCCTGCCTTCGCCGCTGCCAGGATGCTCTGGTAGTTCGGATAGGCGGCCAGGTCAGAGACCCCCCGGCTTGTCAGCGCGTCCACGCAGGCGTCGCCGCGCTGCACGCCGATCGTGAAGCCGCTGAGGGAGGCAGCGTCGTGGATGCCCTGGATGGAGCTGTCCACGTAGATGCTGACCGGCAGCGTGGCGTAAGGCGAGGAGAAGTCATAGAGCTGTTCACGCACCGGTGTGCGGAATATCATGTCGATCACATCGGCTTCACGGTCGCGGATAGCGCGCTGCGCCTGCGACCATTCAATGGCTTGCAGGTCCACGCGGACCCCGGTCTTGCTTTCCCAGAGTCGCCAGAGATCGACGATGTAGCCTTCGGCCTGCCCGTCCGCGCGCAGGACGACATAAGGGGGGTAGTTGTTGTCGGTGACGACACGCAAGACTGGGTCCGCATGCGACGCCGAGGCCGCGATGGTCAGTAACACCCACGCCAATTGCCATCGCCATGCTGGCAAAGGCCTTGCGCATGCAGTCACGATGCCTCCTACCCTGGATGATTCGAGAAGCCATTCCGCAGGATCAGCGCGCCTACCAGTCGGCGGTCGGACCAGCGTGCAGGCAACATATCAAATCACAGCTTTGCGCCGCAAGGCCCTGCCGGTCATCAAACAGCGCATTCATTTCGGCCCAAAAGCGGAAGTTTTTGGGGGATGAGGTCGATTGGTAAGGAGCCTTGGCGTGGTGATGGAGGGCCGTGCCAGCGACGCAGCAAAGGCCCGTGACGCCGCAGACAGAGGGACCGACTTGAACTGCTGCGGCGTCTGGCTTAGGACAAGGTGCCTTCAGATGGTTTGGAAAACTGGGCGATAGTCGGGAATACCCCGTCCATGCAGTCCACCTCTCCTGTCGTTATCCTGACATAGTTAGGGGAGAATATCCGACTGGTTTGACTGCTAAAGCCGAATCCGGCTAGGGAAAAGCATGCGCGTCACGTTCCTCTCCGCAATGTTCCCCAGACTGCGCCGCGCGCGCAATCAGGAATTGCTGCATCTGGTCGGATTTGTGCTGGGGGTGGTGTTGCTGTTTGGCTTGTGGCCGACGCTGGATTTGACGGTCAGCGGTTGGTTCTACGCTGGCGACGGTCAGTTTCCTGCCAAACAATGGGCTTGGGTGCGGACGATCTATGACTACCCCAAAGTGGGGCAGTGGATTGTCGTTGCCGCCTTGCTGGCGTTGCTTCTGGGGCGGTTTTTGCCGGGGCGCTGGCGCGTGACGCGCTCATGGCGGCGGCGTTGCCTGGCGCTCCTGTTGGCGGCCGCTCTGGGTGTCGGCTGGCTGGTGCATGACGTCGTGAAGGAGGTTTCCAACCGGCCGCGCCCTAATCAGACGCTCGGACTGGGCGGGGAGTACGCCTTTGTCCCGATGCTGAGGTCTGGCATGCAATGCGGGGACTGCGTATCTTTTGTCAGCGGTCATGCGGCGGGTGGCTTTGTCTACATGGCCTGGGGCATGTGGGGGGCGCCCGCGACGCGTCGTCGCTGGCGCCGCATTGGCTGGTTCGCTGGTGGCGTTCTGGGGGGGGTCCGCATCCTGCAAGGCGGGCATTTCCTCAGCGATGTGCTGTTCTCGGCCGTGGTGATGTGGCTATGTTGCTGGCTGATGCGTGAGCTGTGGCTGCGGTTCGCGCGTTGGCGTCGCTGGCGCAAGGCGGGATCTGAGGCTGACGCGGTGGTTTTGCCCGTGGTCTGTAATCAGGCTCACACGCCCAGCCTGTCGCGCAGGCTGTAGTACCAGGCACCCAGCGCCGTAAAGGGGACCCGGAACAGCCGGCCGCCCGGGAAAGGGTAGTGTGGCAGGGCACCAAAGGCGTCGAAGCGTTCGGCCTGGCCGCGCAGTGCTTCGGCCAGCACCTTGCCCGCGACGTGGGTGAAGGTCACGCCGTGACCGCTGCAGCCCTGTGAGTAATAGATGTTGTCGCCCAGCCGGCCCATCTGCGGCAGGCGAGAGAGCGTGAGCAGGAAGTTTCCGGTCCAGGCGTAGTCAACCTTCACGCCCTCAAGCTGAGGGAAAGTCTTGAGCATCTTGGGCCGGACGATGGTCTCGATGTCAGTCGGATCCCGCGCGCCATAGACCACACCACCGCCATACAGCAGACGGCGCCCGCGTCCCCGATCATTGGCCGTTAAGCGAAAGTAGTCGAGCAGGTAGTTGCAGTCTTCCACGCAGTAGTCCTGCGGCAGCAGGCTGCGAGCCAAGTCTTGCGGAAGTGGTTCGGTGGCGATGACCTGAGTGCCGCAGGGCATGGACTTGGCGGCCAACTCCGGCAGCAGGCCGCCCAGGTAGGCATTGCCGGCCACGACCACGAAGCGGGCCCGTACCTGGCCGTGCGGCGTGTGCACGACGGGAGGTGTCTGCGCGGAGCCCCGGTCGATGCGGATGGCGGGGCTCTGTTCATGGATCACGCCGCCCAGCGACACGATGGCCGCCGCCTCGCCCAGGGCCAGGTTGAGCGGGTGGATGTGGCCACCGCCGTGATCCAGCGCACCGCCGATGTAACGCTCGGTCGCGACCACGTTGCGGATGGCGTTGGCATCCAGCATCTCCAGCTGGGTGTAGCCGTGACGCGCCCACAGCGTTTGCTGGGCTTCCAGGTGGCGCATCTGCCTGGCCGTGAAGGCCGCGAACACGCCGCCTTCTTTCAAGTCGCAGGCGATGCCGTACCTGGCCACGCGCTCCCGGATGATGCGTCCGCCTTCGAAGGCCATGGCGGCCAACAGGCGGGCGGGCTCCGCACCGACCTGGCGCTCGACGGTATCGATGTCGCGGCTGTAGCTGTTGACGATCTGCCCGCCATTGCGGCCGGAGGCACCGAAGCCGACCTGAGCGGCTTCGAGCACCGTGACCTTGAAGCCATGTTCCAGCAAGTGCAGCGCGGTGGACAGCCCTGTGTAGCCCGCGCCGATGACGCAGACGTCGGTATCCACCTGCCCGGCAAGAGCCGGGTACGCCACCTGGGGGTGGCGGGACGCGGCGTAGTAGCTGTGGGGGTGAGACGTGCTCATGGATGGACGCGACCCTTTGGCTTCGGCCAGCCCTTCGGGCTTTAACGTCGCTGCGCGAAGTTAGTCTGCGCCGAAGAACCGATGAAACCGCGTGCAGTGCACGCGGCTGGCTTACAGCCCGGCTGCTGCACGTAGAGCCGCAGCTTTATCGGTTCTTTCCCAGGTGAACTCGGGCTCCTCGCGGCCGAAGTGGCCGTAGGCGGCGGTCTTCTGGTAGATCGGGCGCAGCAGGTCCAGCATCTGGATGATGCCCTTGGGTCGCAGGTCGAAGTGCTCGTTCACCAGCGCCGCGATCTTGTCGTCGGCGATGACACCCGTGCCTTCGGTGTAGACCGTCACGTTCATGGGCTTGGCCACACCGATGGCATAGGCCACTTGCACCTGGCATTGCTTGGCCAGACCTGAGGCCACCACGTTCTTGGCCACGTAACGCGCCGCGTAGGCGGCGGAACGGTCCACCTTGGACGGGTCCTTGCCGCTGAATGCGCCGCCGCCGTGCGGGCAGGCGCCGCCGTAGGTGTCGACGATGATCTTGCGACCGGTCAGGCCGCAGTCACCCTGCGGGCCACCGATGACGAAACGGCCGGTCGGGTTGACTAGGTAACGCGTGTCCTTGAGCCATTCCTTGGGAAGCACGGGCTTGATGACTTCCTCGATCACGGCTTCGTAGAAGCTGGCCTTGAGCTTGGTCGCGCTTTCGCTCTGGTCGGGGCTGTGCTGGGTGGACAGCACCACGGTGTCGATGCTGTGCGGCTTGCCGTCCACGTAACGCATCGTCACTTGGCTCTTGGCGTCCGGGCGCAGGAAGGGCAGCTTGCCGCTCTTGCGCAACTGGGCCTGGCGCTCGACCAGGCGGTGCGCGTAATAGATGGGGGCGGGCATCAGCTCCGGCGTCTCGTCACAGGCGTAGCCGAACATCAGACCCTGGTCACCGGCGCCGGTGTTCAGGTGGTCGTCGCTGGCATGGTCCACGCCCTGGGCGATGTCGTTGGACTGCTTGTCGTAGGCCACCAGCACCGCGCAACCCTTGTAGTCGATGCCGTATTCGGTGTTGTCGTAGCCGATGCGCTTGATGGTGTCGCGCGCAGTCTGGATATAGTCGACGTTGGCGTTGGTGGTGATTTCACCGGCCAGGACCACGAGGCCAGTGTTGGTCAGCGTTTCGGCGGCGACCCGGCTCTTGGGGTCTTGCGCGAAGATTGCGTCCAGGATCGCATCCGAGATTTGGTCAGCCACTTTGTCGGGATGGCCTTCGGAAACGGATTCGGAAGTGAAGAGGTAGTCGTTCGCCATTGAATAAACTCCGGTATTTGCTGCGGCGCTGGCCTGGAGTTCAGGGCGAACGCTTTAGCAGAATTGTTTTATGTCGCCCTGCAAGTTGCTCATTTAACTCAGCGACGCGGTCATTCTAGCCTGGAAAATTCTTCTCTCACCTCATGATTTTGCTGTTTCGCTTCTTGTCCAGGTGGCCTTTGGTGGTGCTTCACGGCGTAGGCTGGCTTCTGGGGTGGCTGGTGTTCAGTGCGTCTCCCACCTACAGACGCCGATTCATTGCCAACATCCGGCAGGCGGGATTGAATTGGCGGCATGGCCTTACAGCCATAGGCCAGACGGGCTGCATGGTGATGGAAACACCTCGCTTGTGGTTTGGGGGGGCGGTACCAGTGCAATGGGCAAAGGGCGCGGAACTGTTGGTACAGCAGGCATTGGATGCAGGCAAGGGCGTTCTGATACTCACACCCCATCTGGGCTGTTTTGAGATGATTCCCCAGGAATACGCCAAGAGATTCGGTGCAGTGCAGCCAATCACCGTGCTGTACCGTCCCTCGCGGCAGCCCTATCTGCGTGAGGTCGTGGCAACGGCCCGGCAGCGGGAGCATCTGTTGACCGCTCCAACCACGCTGGCCGGTGTCAAGCAGATGCTGAAGGCTCTGCGCGCCGGTCAGTGCGTCGGTCTGTTGCCAGATCAGGTGCCGCCCGAAGGGCTAGGAGTGTGGTCACCGTTCTTTGGGCGGGAGGCTTACACCATGACCCTCTCGGCCCGTTTGGTGCAGCAAACGGGCGCATCGATTCTGCTAGTGCGTGGCGAGCGCCTGAGTTGGGGGCGAGGGTACCGGTTTCATGCCCTGCCTATGCGACAAGAACTGCCTGATGACCTGGCTGCGGCGGTGGCCATGGTCAACCAAGCCATGGAGCAGTTGATACTCAGCAGTCCAGGTCAGTACTTATGGGGTTACTCACGGTACAAGCAGCCACGCAAGGAGTCTGTCTGATGTGGGCGAGGTTGGGAATTGAATGCCTGCGCCTCATTGCGCTTTTGCCACTGAGTTGCGTGCGCGGTTTGGGTTCTGTCTTGGGGCTTTTGCTCTATGTGTTCGTGGGGTCGCGTCGGCGCATCGTCATGACCAACCTCGCTTTGTGTTTTCCAGACCAACCGCTGGCTCAAAGACGGCGCTGGGCCCGGGCCTGCTGCGTCTATTTCGCGCAAACCCTGCTGGATCGCGCCTGGCTTTGGCATGGCAAGTCAGACGTGGTGAGTCGACGATTGCGATTGACGGGTGCGGTGCATGATCTACAGGGAGACGCGCCCACGGTGATTTTTGCACCGCATTTTTTTGGTCTTGACGCCGCGGGCGCAGCGGTGAGTCAGCAGATCAATCGGCCCATCGCCAGCATCTACATGCCTCAACGCAACAAGGTGGCCGATGCCTGGCTGCGCAAGGGGCGGATGCGTTTTGGCGATGTGCGACTTTTTGAGCGCAAGGACGGCAGTCTCAAGTCGATCGTCGCCACGCTGCGGGCTGGCGGCTTGCTGTATCTGTTGCCAGACATGAACTACGGGCGCAAGGATTCCGTCTTTGTGCCCTTCTTCGGTGTGAACACCGCGACCGTGCCTTCATTGCCACGCTTTGCCCGCCTGGGCAAGGCCAAGGTGGTTCCGGTGACGGCTCGCCTGACCAAGATCGGCTACGACATTGAAGTGCACCCAGCCTGGACCGACTATCCGACAGATGACGAAGCGGCGGATACGGCGTACATGAACCGTTGGCTGGAGGGAGTCATTGCCACCATGCCGGCCCAGTACTACTGGGTGCACAAACGCTTCAAAACCCGGCCCAAGGGCGACAAGAAAAAAATGTATTGACCGGAATCGATTTCAGTATCGTGGGGTGGGGCGCAACGATTGCAGGCGTGCTTTTATGCGCGCGTAATGCGCATCGTCTGCTTTTACTTGGCGATTTCCAGGAATGAGGTAATCGTCTTTCAGGTAGGTCAGGAAATTGCGCCGCAACTGCTCATCGGGTGTGAACTGCTCCAGTTGAGTCAAGGCCTTTTCCAACTGAGGCCCGCTGCGAGCCGAGAGCGTCAGGCCGGGAAGATCGTAGAACGCCTGTCCTATGACAATGACTTTCTTGCTGTACAGCATGGCTTCAATGCCGACCGTGGAGCTGATGGTGATGACCGCTTCGGCATTTTCGATCAAGGTTTGAGTCGGGTATTCATTGGCGAAAAACCCCCTGTCCGCCGGCAGCAGCGAATGCAGATCGCCGTAAGTCTTGTGGCTGGAGGGGTGTTCCTTGAAGACGAACTGGTATTGCGGGAATTTGTCTGATAGAGCTCGAAGCTCATCAAACAGATGGCGCATGTTCTGAATCCAGGGGGAGAACAGAATGATCTTCGAATCAGTGTCGATTTGAAACGGGATGAAGACGTAACGTTTCGGCAATTCACGTCCCGAGGATTGCCTGGCGGTCTTGACCCGGCGAGCGACCAATTGGGCAGCCTCCGGGGCTGGCGCTGGCGGCAGGTTCCGAAAGAATGCCGGATCACGCGGTACCGAATTCCGCTCGTGGATTCCTTTGCCGTCGCAAACGGTTGTGTTGGGCAAAAAGCCATGCTCCATGAAGGCGCAGGGGATGTTGTCCCGTCGAGCGGCCTCTGCAAAAATGTAGCGGCGCGGTTTCAAGCCGTTCCAGATCACGGCCAAGCTGGGGGAGAGTCGCCGCATGGTTCTGCGGTCACAAGCGTAATGCCAGCGAAAGATCAGCCGTTGCATCGCCATCCAGATCGGGCCTGGGGATTTTCCATCGCGTTCCGCACGATAGTCTTTGATGGCATAGGACATGCAATCAGTAAGCAGCGCTTCGGGGGGCGACAGCAGATCCGAGAGGGAGGGCCACTTCAAAGGTGAAGGACGCATCACCACGAAAGCCTCGCCCATGAACTTACCCAGCTCGTTAAAATAGGTTCGCTGAGCGAGGGCTTTTGCGCAAAAAACAATCACGAGTTCATTCTCCGGTGTCGATTCCAAACCCGTGATGACGGGCAACAAAAAATTGTCGACAAATTATAAGGACGTCCATGAAGCTAGTCATGACACTGTTGGTCAAAAACGAGGAGGACACAATAGAAACCAACATCCGTTTCCATGCAGATCAAGGCGTGGATGCTTTTATCGTCATGGACAATGGTTCAACCGACGCGACGCCAGAAATTCTGAAGATCTTGCAAAAGGAATACGACCTGACCGTCGTCCACAATGCCTCGACGGCATACAAGCAAAGCGAATGGATGACGGGCATGGCCCGGCAGGCTCGCAGGGAACTAGGCGCTGACTTGGTCATCAGCAACGACGCCGATGAGTTCTGGAGCACGCATGATGGCAGTTCCCTGAAAAGCAAACTGACCTCGCAGGAGTCAGTGGTGACGGTCCGACGCTACAACTTCATTCTGGATGAGGCGCAAGGCGAGGATCGCGATGGTTATGTGCATTGCAGCAATCGCGTGATCAACCCGATTCTCTACACCTCTCAGGAATATGAGGTCCAGAAGAAGTTATCCATGCCCTTGCAGAGGATCGCCCCCAAGGTCATCGTCAACCCTGTGGGGCTGCTTCACATCAACGGGGGCAATCATCGTGCCAAGCACATCATGTTTTGGCGCAATCGCGTGTCTGAAGACATTGTCGTGGACCACTATCCCATCCTAAGCTATCGAAATTTTGAGAAAAAAATTCAAAGTCGCCAAATCATCCGTACCCTGCATCCGGAGAGAAGGCTCAATGTGCATTACCGACGCTGGTTGGCCAGCCTGGATTCGGGCGAGTTGAGGCAAGAGTATCGACAGATGTTGGTTAACGAGAAAGAGTGCGAAGTCCTACAGCGCTTTGGCGTGATTGAGCAGGTTAAGCCGACTGCCTTGGCGCGCTGGCATGCTGCGCGTTAGATTTGATCCATATCCGATCATGCAAAAAAAACATTACCTGATTACTGGCACCGCCGGATTCATTGGGTTCCATCTCGCTCAACGTCTGCTGCAAGAGGGGCATTCCGTGGTCGGTTTCGATGGCATGACCAAGTATTACGACCCACGCCTGAAAGAACGCCGCCACGCCATTTTGAGTGAGTTCGGTACGTTCACGCCGGTGATCGGAATGTTAGAAGACAAGGCCGTACTGGACAAGGCCGCCAGCTACGACAAGCCAGACGTCATTGTCCATCTGGCGGCGCAGGCGGGCGTGCGTTATAGCTTGGAGAATCCCAAGGCATATGTGGATTCCAATTTGATTGGCACGTGGAACATGCTGGAATTGGCGAAAGAACACCGTCCTGAGCACCTGCTTATTGCTTCCACTTCATCCATTTACGGTTCCAACGAAAAAATCCCCTTTGCCGAAATAGATCGCGCCGACGAACCCATGACGTTGTACGCGGCGACGAAGAAATCAGGCGAGTTGATGGCGCACAGTTATGCCCATCTGCACAAGATTCCGACGACTGCATTCCGCTTCTTCACCGTCTATGGCCCCTGGGGCCGTCCCGACATGGCATTGTTCAAGTTCGTGGACAGCATCTTGCGCGGCCAAGCGATCGATATCTATGGTGAAGGGAAAATGAGCCGCGATTTCACCTACATC
It encodes:
- a CDS encoding NAD-dependent epimerase/dehydratase family protein — encoded protein: MQKKHYLITGTAGFIGFHLAQRLLQEGHSVVGFDGMTKYYDPRLKERRHAILSEFGTFTPVIGMLEDKAVLDKAASYDKPDVIVHLAAQAGVRYSLENPKAYVDSNLIGTWNMLELAKEHRPEHLLIASTSSIYGSNEKIPFAEIDRADEPMTLYAATKKSGELMAHSYAHLHKIPTTAFRFFTVYGPWGRPDMALFKFVDSILRGQAIDIYGEGKMSRDFTYIDDLIEGIVRLMRVMPGENNRVTNIDTLSQHAPFRVVNIGGGQPVELMKFVETVEQAVGRPALRNMLPMQQGDVPRTYAAPELLEALTEFRPDIPVAVGVQKFVEWYTSYLAEVEIR